In Desulfonatronospira thiodismutans ASO3-1, a single window of DNA contains:
- a CDS encoding deoxyhypusine synthase family protein yields the protein MTLAENVQGPGILKSAYENGVPVYIQAFTDSELALDIATHMIKKKGLKGATSQVLDYSFNPFLDLLSYTNKIIEAKKIGIFTIGGGVPRNWAQQVGPFMEIASQRLDLDLPERRFHYGIRICPEPVHWGGLSGCTNQEGTSWGKFVPESEGGKYAEIYSDATIAWPLLVMGLVDRIGG from the coding sequence ATGACACTAGCTGAAAATGTCCAGGGGCCGGGAATACTCAAAAGCGCCTATGAAAACGGTGTTCCTGTTTACATTCAAGCCTTTACAGATTCTGAGCTGGCCCTGGATATTGCCACTCACATGATCAAGAAGAAGGGCCTGAAAGGAGCCACAAGCCAGGTCCTTGATTATTCATTCAATCCCTTCCTGGATTTGTTGAGCTATACCAACAAAATTATCGAGGCTAAGAAAATCGGCATCTTCACCATAGGCGGCGGTGTCCCCAGGAACTGGGCGCAGCAGGTGGGGCCGTTTATGGAGATTGCAAGCCAGAGACTTGATCTGGATCTGCCTGAGCGTAGATTCCATTACGGCATCAGGATATGCCCCGAGCCTGTTCATTGGGGTGGGCTTTCCGGCTGCACAAACCAGGAAGGGACTTCCTGGGGCAAGTTTGTACCGGAAAGCGAAGGTGGAAAATATGCTGAGATCTATTCGGATGCGACCATTGCCTGGCCTTTGCTGGTGATGGGTCTGGTAGATAGAATTGGTGGTTGA
- a CDS encoding phage integrase N-terminal SAM-like domain-containing protein yields MNTAMPQDPHFNKKYQQHLKCLKLGGLQPKTIDAYARAIRRIGNYFDGKVDDLSSEQLLDYFTKLLDTHSWSAVKLDL; encoded by the coding sequence ATGAACACCGCCATGCCGCAAGATCCCCATTTCAACAAGAAGTATCAACAACACCTAAAATGCCTCAAGCTGGGCGGGCTACAGCCCAAGACCATCGACGCCTACGCCAGGGCGATCCGGCGTATCGGCAACTATTTCGATGGCAAAGTTGACGACCTCTCATCCGAGCAGTTGCTTGATTATTTCACGAAACTCCTGGACACGCATTCCTGGAGCGCGGTCAAGCTCGATCTCTAG
- a CDS encoding adenylate/guanylate cyclase domain-containing protein — translation MSDNFSFDLLYNYTNRNISRCLDQAQKIQSKYSKTAYPGYSRMVPGEYKEGFFSTLFLDIRESTKRTIDLGPEKTLLSMQALLPSLARIVSELDGFVVEYPGDGIMAHWDGAKLGNVEALKLSIKAAGWMDDCVGRIVNPILADYGIEPLLCGIGVDAGNIIITKVGNPDFISSKAFGPSINQAAKLSSSMFNSGDDVLIGKSVLESSIPRSGLSEYLNPYFSNFYTLLTDIGCYYHLDKLKHHFLLPDPRSKEHCGSFRARTLGQSLGLRFYADHNYYKKKGFGLGLG, via the coding sequence ATGAGTGATAATTTTAGTTTTGATTTGCTGTACAATTACACAAATCGAAATATCAGCAGATGCCTTGACCAAGCTCAAAAGATTCAATCCAAATATTCCAAGACTGCTTATCCTGGTTATTCCAGAATGGTTCCAGGTGAATACAAAGAAGGTTTTTTTTCAACATTATTCCTGGATATCAGGGAATCAACTAAAAGAACTATTGATTTAGGACCGGAAAAAACATTATTGTCCATGCAGGCTCTGTTGCCCTCCCTGGCACGGATTGTATCTGAATTGGATGGTTTTGTAGTTGAATATCCTGGTGATGGGATTATGGCCCACTGGGACGGAGCGAAACTTGGCAATGTTGAAGCTTTGAAATTGTCTATAAAAGCAGCTGGCTGGATGGATGACTGTGTGGGGAGAATAGTTAATCCCATACTGGCAGATTATGGGATAGAACCTTTACTTTGTGGTATTGGTGTGGATGCAGGCAACATAATCATCACAAAAGTCGGCAACCCTGATTTTATCTCATCAAAGGCCTTCGGCCCCTCTATAAATCAAGCAGCAAAACTATCAAGCAGCATGTTTAATTCCGGCGATGATGTGCTTATCGGAAAAAGTGTTTTGGAAAGCTCGATACCCAGAAGTGGCCTGTCCGAATATTTAAACCCTTATTTCAGCAATTTCTATACATTGCTAACAGATATAGGATGTTACTATCATCTTGATAAATTAAAACATCATTTTTTGCTGCCTGATCCGCGTTCCAAAGAGCATTGTGGATCGTTCAGAGCAAGAACATTGGGGCAGTCTCTTGGATTAAGATTTTATGCAGATCACAACTATTACAAAAAAAAGGGCTTCGGCCTAGGATTAGGTTAG
- a CDS encoding nitrilase-related carbon-nitrogen hydrolase produces the protein MSMECCPFSHGTLSTLLWNAVRFPVKYALGDVAREFDLYLIAQAKVKHPKFPDRFFNSAFLINPEGEVILQSYKMQVFCREHSTVPHDVWDQWLELYGNNLDSIYAVADTNIGRIGLIFCQEGDYPEPARGLAMNGAEIIYRSSAPEPAVSRGWWEVQNRARALDNTCYVVAPNVASYLVHPEASGPVDNFGGQSMIVHYDGRILSSVAGGASIYAGAIIDIEALREYRERSLFGNWMKDLRTEQYKLIYEKSVFPKNLCINRAPLKHAETDDLYRDSIKGLIQQDIWAKSFKTKMKEKGEGL, from the coding sequence ATGAGCATGGAATGCTGTCCTTTTTCCCATGGAACACTGTCCACTTTGCTGTGGAATGCTGTCCGTTTTCCCGTGAAATACGCACTCGGTGATGTAGCCAGAGAGTTTGATTTGTACCTTATAGCTCAGGCAAAGGTTAAACACCCCAAATTTCCAGACCGGTTTTTTAATTCTGCCTTTCTTATAAATCCTGAAGGGGAGGTCATTTTGCAGAGTTATAAAATGCAGGTCTTCTGCCGGGAGCACTCTACCGTGCCGCATGATGTTTGGGATCAATGGCTGGAATTGTATGGCAACAACCTGGATTCTATTTATGCTGTCGCAGATACAAATATAGGCAGGATTGGTCTGATCTTCTGCCAGGAGGGTGACTATCCTGAACCTGCCCGGGGATTGGCCATGAATGGAGCAGAAATCATCTATCGCTCCAGCGCTCCTGAGCCTGCTGTATCTCGAGGCTGGTGGGAAGTACAGAACAGGGCCAGAGCCCTTGACAACACCTGCTACGTTGTTGCCCCGAATGTAGCTTCCTACCTGGTTCACCCTGAAGCCTCCGGGCCGGTGGACAATTTTGGCGGCCAGTCCATGATCGTCCATTATGACGGCCGCATACTTTCATCAGTTGCTGGTGGAGCCAGCATCTATGCAGGGGCTATCATTGATATAGAAGCCTTGAGAGAATACCGGGAAAGGTCTCTTTTCGGCAACTGGATGAAAGATCTGCGCACTGAACAGTATAAACTTATATACGAAAAATCTGTTTTTCCCAAAAATCTTTGTATAAACAGAGCGCCGCTCAAACATGCGGAAACAGACGACTTGTATCGTGACAGCATAAAAGGTCTCATTCAGCAAGACATTTGGGCGAAAAGTTTCAAGACGAAAATGAAAGAAAAAGGTGAAGGGTTGTAG
- a CDS encoding YrzE family protein, with amino-acid sequence MNKIKIDDLKDILQIIEGARNQTLERIRIAERAKYKKIRKVISDFPFKVLNLDDDFVKKIEVNDIDLEKRIEETKRWEIKESRREKIDKFIKSEKKEVEELNRIEEEVKRLEKSGFNKFEELDPGSRKKIGDMVKEDAERLENAKIAARMFEQERKTRKKEELTKILFKLICYAILFLIVFIPLISFFIFFGDTLKDLFGVFLGIFVLGGIIGCAWMFGVTALLLWLVGMTPWKYFVYDAIEWDRLL; translated from the coding sequence ATGAACAAAATAAAGATTGATGATCTTAAAGATATTCTGCAAATAATTGAAGGGGCCAGAAATCAAACCTTAGAAAGAATCAGAATCGCTGAAAGAGCAAAGTATAAAAAAATCAGGAAGGTTATTAGTGATTTTCCTTTTAAAGTCCTTAATCTGGATGACGATTTTGTTAAAAAAATTGAAGTAAATGATATAGATCTCGAGAAAAGAATCGAAGAGACGAAACGTTGGGAAATTAAAGAGAGCAGACGAGAAAAAATTGATAAATTTATAAAATCTGAAAAAAAAGAGGTTGAAGAGCTAAATAGAATTGAAGAAGAAGTGAAGAGGCTTGAAAAAAGTGGCTTCAATAAATTCGAAGAGCTTGATCCCGGGTCACGCAAAAAGATTGGCGATATGGTCAAAGAGGATGCTGAAAGACTTGAGAATGCTAAAATAGCTGCTCGTATGTTTGAGCAGGAACGGAAGACCAGGAAGAAAGAGGAACTAACGAAAATTTTATTTAAGCTGATATGTTACGCTATTCTATTTCTGATTGTGTTCATTCCGTTAATTTCGTTTTTTATTTTTTTTGGTGACACACTTAAGGATTTATTTGGGGTTTTTTTGGGCATATTTGTATTAGGCGGAATAATTGGTTGTGCTTGGATGTTTGGTGTTACAGCATTATTATTGTGGTTGGTAGGAATGACACCGTGGAAATATTTTGTTTATGATGCAATTGAATGGGATAGATTATTATAA
- a CDS encoding adenylate/guanylate cyclase domain-containing protein has translation MSTPDNHADIHKLVESELDKAELIWEQVSRHLDFSKRASLKALLEDSIPTQIPGYPYLEDMKPKVDYFIALVADMRDSSKHLLEAISAKKAKVSQLQRVFYETSALLPALAKTVSDHDGKVTEYLGDGVLALFRAYGEDRETSIRQSYRAASQCLSVTHEVVNNALEKRYSLPPLQIGIGMAMSQAVVTLVGLKEYVQPKVFGECVFRASKLSNGNDEIHVDEFLYQSWPIGKKGMLNFKRTIKNGVNGYLLERSGPS, from the coding sequence ATGTCTACACCTGATAACCATGCAGATATACACAAACTTGTCGAAAGTGAGCTTGATAAGGCTGAACTAATTTGGGAGCAAGTTTCCCGACACCTTGATTTCAGTAAACGAGCCTCACTTAAGGCTTTGCTTGAAGATTCAATTCCGACTCAAATACCTGGTTATCCATACCTTGAGGACATGAAGCCAAAGGTGGATTACTTTATTGCCCTAGTTGCGGATATGCGTGATTCAAGCAAGCATCTGCTTGAAGCAATCAGTGCAAAAAAGGCCAAAGTCAGCCAGTTACAGCGCGTTTTTTATGAAACCTCTGCTTTGCTCCCTGCCCTGGCTAAAACGGTTTCTGACCATGATGGCAAGGTAACAGAATATCTCGGGGATGGAGTTCTGGCCCTTTTTAGAGCCTATGGAGAGGACAGAGAAACATCGATAAGACAGTCCTACAGAGCCGCATCACAATGCCTGTCCGTAACCCATGAAGTGGTCAACAATGCTCTTGAAAAAAGATATAGCCTCCCACCTTTGCAGATTGGTATTGGGATGGCCATGAGTCAAGCGGTAGTGACACTTGTCGGTCTTAAAGAGTATGTCCAGCCTAAGGTATTCGGTGAGTGTGTTTTCAGAGCCTCTAAGCTTTCAAATGGCAACGATGAGATTCATGTTGATGAATTTTTATATCAATCCTGGCCAATAGGGAAAAAAGGCATGCTTAATTTCAAACGGACGATCAAAAACGGAGTAAACGGATACCTACTCGAAAGATCCGGTCCATCATAG